One stretch of Cryptosporangium aurantiacum DNA includes these proteins:
- the sucB gene encoding 2-oxoglutarate dehydrogenase, E2 component, dihydrolipoamide succinyltransferase, which translates to MPTSVSMPALGESVTEGTVTRWLKQVGDTVAVDEPLLEVSTDKVDTEIPSPVAGTLLSITADEDATVEVGGELGVIGEAGEDADSGAPAPAEEQTVDAPDEAPVAEAPSTDAPEDTPAPQAEAEPADGGGESTSVKMPALGESVTEGTVTRWLKQVGDTVAVDEPLLEVSTDKVDTEIPSPVAGTLLSITADEDATVEVGGELGVIGAAGAAPAKQDAPKQDAPEQEPAAQAEPESEPKPEPKQAEPENPPAEESEAPARNAVESTPPPAASAPAPSAPAPSAPAAESTDNGHGAYVTPLVRKLANEHGIDLNSVKGTGVGGRIRKQDILDAAEAKKAAAAAPAPAAASAAAPAAAPKAPAQPSPLRGRTEKLSRLRKVIAQRMVESLQVAAQLTTVVEVDVTKIAQLRQRAKNDFQARHGVKLSFLPFFAVAAVEALQQYPQVNSILNLEEGTVTYPDAEHLGIAVDTERGLLVATVREAGDLNLAGMARKIADLADRTRNNKVSPDELAGATFTLTNTGSRGALFDTPIIFQPNSAILGTGAVVKRAVVINDPNLGEVIAPRSMVYLALSYDHRIVDGADAARFLTAVKERLEGGAFEGELGLA; encoded by the coding sequence ATGCCGACCTCCGTCTCAATGCCCGCGCTCGGCGAGTCGGTCACCGAGGGCACCGTGACCCGCTGGCTCAAGCAGGTCGGCGACACCGTCGCCGTCGACGAGCCGCTGCTGGAGGTGTCCACCGACAAGGTCGACACCGAGATCCCCTCCCCGGTGGCAGGCACCCTCCTCTCCATCACCGCGGACGAGGACGCCACTGTCGAGGTCGGCGGCGAGCTCGGCGTGATCGGCGAGGCCGGTGAGGACGCCGATTCCGGCGCACCGGCCCCGGCCGAGGAGCAGACCGTGGACGCTCCGGACGAGGCGCCCGTCGCGGAGGCGCCCTCCACCGACGCGCCGGAGGACACGCCCGCGCCGCAGGCCGAAGCCGAGCCCGCCGACGGCGGTGGCGAGAGCACGTCGGTGAAGATGCCCGCGCTCGGCGAGTCGGTCACCGAGGGCACCGTGACCCGCTGGCTCAAGCAGGTCGGCGACACCGTCGCCGTCGACGAGCCGCTGCTGGAGGTGTCCACCGACAAGGTCGACACCGAGATCCCCTCCCCGGTGGCAGGCACCCTCCTCTCGATCACCGCGGACGAGGACGCCACTGTCGAGGTCGGCGGCGAGCTCGGTGTGATCGGCGCGGCCGGTGCCGCACCGGCGAAGCAGGACGCCCCGAAGCAGGACGCCCCCGAGCAGGAGCCCGCCGCGCAGGCCGAGCCGGAGTCGGAGCCGAAGCCCGAGCCGAAGCAGGCCGAGCCGGAGAACCCGCCGGCCGAGGAGTCCGAGGCCCCGGCCCGGAACGCGGTCGAGTCCACGCCGCCGCCGGCCGCGAGCGCCCCGGCGCCCAGCGCCCCAGCCCCCAGCGCCCCGGCTGCCGAGTCGACCGACAACGGTCACGGCGCCTACGTGACGCCGCTGGTCCGCAAGCTCGCCAACGAGCACGGCATCGACCTGAACAGCGTCAAGGGCACCGGGGTCGGTGGCCGGATCCGCAAGCAGGACATCCTGGACGCTGCCGAGGCCAAGAAGGCAGCCGCCGCGGCTCCGGCGCCCGCCGCTGCCTCCGCGGCGGCCCCGGCCGCCGCGCCGAAGGCTCCGGCCCAGCCGTCGCCGCTGCGCGGCCGCACCGAGAAGCTGAGCCGCCTGCGCAAGGTGATCGCCCAGCGCATGGTCGAGTCGCTGCAGGTCGCGGCGCAGCTGACCACGGTGGTCGAGGTGGACGTCACGAAGATCGCCCAGCTGCGGCAGCGCGCCAAGAACGACTTCCAGGCCCGGCACGGCGTGAAGCTCTCGTTCCTGCCGTTCTTCGCGGTCGCCGCCGTCGAGGCCCTGCAGCAGTACCCGCAGGTCAACTCGATCCTCAACCTCGAGGAAGGCACGGTCACCTACCCGGACGCCGAGCACCTGGGCATCGCCGTCGACACCGAGCGCGGCCTGCTGGTGGCGACCGTGCGGGAGGCCGGTGACCTCAACCTGGCCGGCATGGCCCGGAAGATCGCCGACCTCGCGGACCGCACCCGCAACAACAAGGTCAGCCCGGACGAGCTGGCCGGCGCCACGTTCACGCTGACCAACACCGGCAGCCGCGGCGCCCTGTTCGACACGCCGATCATCTTCCAGCCGAACTCGGCGATCCTCGGCACCGGCGCCGTGGTGAAGCGCGCGGTGGTGATCAACGACCCGAACCTCGGCGAGGTGATCGCGCCGCGGTCGATGGTGTACCTGGCGCTCTCCTACGACCACCGGATCGTCGACGGCGCGGACGCCGCGCGGTTCCTCACCGCGGTCAAGGAGCGCCTGGAGGGTGGGGCGTTCGAGGGCGAGCTCGGCCTGGCCTGA
- a CDS encoding TIGR01777 family oxidoreductase: MRIVVSGASGLIGTALVESLRLDGHTVTRLVRREPTRPDEERWDPATGRLDPEVLSGVDAVVHLAGAGVGDRRWTSRYKAKLIDSRVDGTTTIATAAARAEKPPRTLISASGIDYYGDTGDREIREDAPAGNTFLADLCRAWEGATTPAEEAGVRVAHLRSSLVLAPSGGLLGRLKPLFMMGLGGSLGTGRQYWPVISLRDEVAAIRFLIDTDEISGPVNLTAPEQVTNAEFTAEFGRQVHRPTVLRVPAFALRIALADFADEGVLSGQRAIPGVLLDHGFTFTDPTVASALRYALH, from the coding sequence ATGCGGATCGTGGTGAGCGGTGCCAGCGGCCTGATCGGAACGGCCCTCGTCGAGTCGCTGCGACTGGACGGGCACACGGTGACCCGGCTGGTGCGCCGCGAACCGACCCGGCCCGACGAGGAGCGGTGGGACCCGGCCACCGGACGCCTCGACCCGGAGGTGCTCTCCGGCGTCGACGCGGTCGTGCACCTGGCCGGCGCGGGCGTCGGGGACCGGCGCTGGACGTCGCGGTACAAGGCGAAGCTGATCGACAGCCGGGTCGACGGCACCACCACGATCGCGACCGCCGCCGCCAGGGCCGAGAAGCCTCCCCGGACGCTGATCTCGGCGTCCGGCATCGACTACTACGGGGACACCGGCGACCGGGAGATCCGCGAGGACGCCCCGGCGGGCAACACGTTCCTCGCCGACCTCTGCCGCGCGTGGGAGGGCGCGACGACGCCGGCCGAGGAGGCGGGTGTGCGGGTCGCGCACCTCCGCTCCAGCCTGGTGCTGGCGCCGTCGGGCGGCCTGCTGGGTCGGCTGAAGCCGCTGTTCATGATGGGGCTGGGTGGGTCGCTGGGCACCGGGCGCCAGTACTGGCCGGTGATCTCGCTGCGCGACGAGGTCGCCGCGATCCGGTTCCTGATCGACACCGACGAGATCTCCGGGCCGGTGAACCTCACCGCGCCGGAGCAGGTGACCAACGCGGAGTTCACCGCGGAGTTCGGGCGGCAGGTGCACCGGCCGACCGTGCTGCGGGTACCGGCGTTCGCGCTGCGGATCGCGCTGGCCGACTTCGCCGACGAGGGCGTGCTGAGCGGTCAGCGGGCGATCCCCGGCGTGTTGCTGGACCACGGGTTCACGTTCACTGATCCGACGGTGGCGTCGGCGCTTCGGTATGCCCTGCACTGA
- a CDS encoding HEAT repeat domain-containing protein, whose amino-acid sequence MDLTTLAGDPTSEPDDLAGAVDAAAGEVAAFGPVLGLVDHDAPAVRTAVARALPHLAAMEINAPFAPLAVDALISLTADPNGDVRNWACFGLGTQMDEIDGPTIREALAARLTDRHGEARREALIGLARRRDPRALPAVRTALCRSDVWLLEVEAAGALGDTSLHPLVLRHLDGWDGGAARTVAAVARLTDPDGLGADLIEGLAVWYRCGGPLAVDANPGWWRIALDLLELAPYRATELASAVASRLGNDTDALGALDDSTLGAIARTHGWAGVLH is encoded by the coding sequence ATGGACCTCACCACACTCGCCGGGGACCCGACCTCGGAGCCGGACGACCTCGCGGGCGCCGTCGACGCGGCCGCCGGAGAGGTCGCGGCATTCGGGCCCGTCCTGGGGCTCGTCGACCACGACGCGCCCGCGGTCCGCACGGCGGTCGCCCGTGCACTGCCGCACCTGGCCGCGATGGAGATCAACGCACCGTTCGCACCGCTCGCGGTCGACGCGCTGATCAGCCTCACGGCCGACCCGAACGGTGACGTCCGCAACTGGGCGTGCTTCGGGCTCGGCACGCAGATGGACGAGATCGACGGCCCGACGATCCGCGAGGCACTGGCCGCCCGGCTCACCGACCGGCACGGCGAGGCCCGCCGCGAAGCGCTGATCGGCCTGGCCCGCCGGCGCGACCCGCGTGCGCTCCCCGCGGTCCGGACCGCCCTGTGCCGGTCGGACGTCTGGCTGCTGGAGGTGGAGGCGGCCGGCGCGCTCGGCGACACGTCGCTGCACCCGCTCGTCCTGCGTCACCTCGACGGCTGGGACGGCGGCGCGGCACGCACGGTGGCTGCGGTCGCCCGGCTCACCGACCCGGACGGTCTGGGCGCCGACCTGATCGAGGGCCTGGCCGTCTGGTACCGCTGCGGCGGCCCGCTCGCGGTGGACGCCAACCCCGGCTGGTGGCGGATCGCGCTGGACCTGCTCGAGCTGGCGCCGTACCGCGCGACCGAGCTGGCGAGCGCGGTGGCCTCGCGGCTGGGCAACGACACCGACGCGCTGGGCGCGCTGGATGACTCAACGCTCGGCGCGATCGCCCGCACTCACGGGTGGGCGGGCGTCCTGCACTGA
- a CDS encoding MMPL family transporter: MRNVRWLVPALLIVGWLVVGGVFGPYQAKLSEVQKNDNAAFLPSSAEATEVAELQERFVDQPTVPAIVVYLHRGGLTLEDARTIQGDVAKIRAANITVGEISPIIPSRDGEAAQVIVPLAGADGEVTEREVSLIRDIVQRPGPLTAHVAGPSGIIADFFEVFGAIDGLLIGVTALVVAVILIVVYRSPILPLVVLTTVGLALGASAGVVYALTKNGTLDLNGQSQGILSVLVFGATTDYALLLIARAREECGRHASRWDAVRAAYKGAFEPIVASGGTVIAGLLCLLFSDLASNRSLGPIGAIGIVAALLASLTFLPAVLALLGRAAFWPFMPRYGSERALRHGIWDRVAQMVSRRHRRIWIVTSLVLLLAAAFAPTFRANGVTQTDAFLKRVDAVQGEEILQGYFPAGFGTPAVVIGRAEALEPMVTAVKSVDGVEAVTPFTGTLDFDPNAKAKPPKIVDGLVEIDVTLADAADSPTAMRAVRDLREALHAVPGADALVGGYTATLLDTQTTTSRDLRTIVPIVLAVIFVILALLLRALVAPLMLIATVVLSFGATLGVAALVFDHLFGFPGSDPVVPLFAFVFLVALGIDYNIFLMTRVREESLRHGTRAGTLTGLRVTGGVITSAGVVLAATFAALSVLPILFLAQMAFLVAFGVLLDTLVVRSLLVPAATLELGRRIWWPSRAARIVDADDEESVQDARPPVSAGDRAER, translated from the coding sequence GTGAGGAACGTCCGCTGGCTGGTGCCCGCGCTCTTGATCGTCGGCTGGTTGGTCGTCGGCGGAGTGTTCGGTCCGTACCAGGCGAAGCTGTCCGAGGTCCAGAAGAACGACAACGCCGCGTTCCTGCCGAGCAGCGCGGAGGCCACCGAGGTAGCCGAACTGCAGGAGCGGTTCGTCGACCAGCCGACGGTGCCCGCGATCGTCGTCTACCTGCACCGCGGCGGCCTGACGCTGGAGGACGCCCGCACGATCCAGGGCGACGTGGCGAAGATCCGCGCCGCGAACATCACGGTCGGCGAGATCTCGCCGATCATCCCGTCCCGGGACGGCGAGGCAGCGCAGGTCATCGTGCCGCTCGCCGGCGCCGACGGCGAGGTCACCGAGCGCGAGGTGTCGCTGATCCGCGACATCGTGCAACGCCCGGGGCCGCTGACCGCGCACGTGGCCGGGCCGTCCGGCATCATCGCGGACTTCTTCGAGGTCTTCGGCGCGATCGACGGCCTGCTGATCGGCGTCACCGCGCTGGTCGTCGCGGTGATCCTGATCGTGGTGTACCGCAGCCCGATCCTGCCGCTGGTCGTGCTGACCACGGTGGGGCTGGCGCTCGGTGCCTCGGCGGGCGTCGTCTACGCGCTGACGAAGAACGGGACGCTCGACCTCAACGGTCAGTCCCAGGGCATCCTCTCGGTGCTGGTGTTCGGCGCCACCACCGACTACGCGCTGCTGCTGATCGCCCGCGCGCGGGAGGAGTGCGGCAGGCACGCGAGCCGCTGGGACGCCGTGCGGGCCGCCTACAAGGGCGCGTTCGAGCCGATCGTCGCGTCCGGCGGCACGGTCATCGCCGGCCTGCTGTGCCTGCTCTTCTCCGACCTGGCGTCCAACCGCAGCCTGGGGCCGATCGGAGCGATCGGCATCGTCGCGGCGCTGCTCGCCTCGCTCACGTTCCTGCCCGCGGTGCTGGCCCTGCTCGGGCGCGCGGCGTTCTGGCCGTTCATGCCGCGCTACGGCTCGGAGCGCGCGCTGCGGCACGGGATCTGGGACCGGGTCGCGCAGATGGTGTCCCGGCGGCATCGCCGGATCTGGATCGTCACCTCGCTGGTGCTGCTGCTCGCCGCGGCGTTCGCCCCGACGTTCCGGGCGAACGGCGTCACTCAGACCGACGCGTTCCTGAAGCGGGTGGACGCGGTGCAGGGCGAGGAGATCCTGCAGGGGTACTTCCCGGCCGGGTTCGGGACGCCGGCGGTGGTGATCGGCCGGGCGGAGGCGCTGGAGCCGATGGTCACCGCGGTGAAGAGCGTGGACGGCGTCGAGGCGGTCACGCCGTTCACCGGCACGCTGGACTTCGACCCGAACGCGAAGGCGAAGCCTCCGAAGATCGTCGACGGCCTGGTCGAGATCGACGTCACGCTGGCCGACGCCGCCGACAGCCCCACGGCGATGCGCGCCGTCCGCGACCTGCGCGAAGCCCTGCACGCCGTGCCCGGTGCGGACGCGCTCGTCGGCGGGTACACCGCGACGCTGCTGGACACCCAGACGACGACCAGCCGTGACCTGCGGACGATCGTCCCGATCGTGCTCGCGGTGATCTTCGTGATCCTGGCGCTGCTGCTCCGTGCGCTGGTGGCGCCGCTGATGCTGATCGCCACCGTCGTGCTCTCGTTCGGCGCGACGCTGGGCGTCGCCGCGCTCGTCTTCGACCACCTCTTCGGGTTCCCGGGGTCGGACCCGGTGGTCCCGCTGTTCGCGTTCGTGTTCCTCGTCGCGCTCGGGATCGACTACAACATCTTCCTGATGACGCGGGTCCGCGAGGAATCGCTGCGACACGGCACCCGAGCCGGCACGCTCACCGGCCTGCGGGTCACGGGCGGCGTGATCACGTCGGCCGGCGTTGTGCTCGCCGCGACGTTCGCCGCGCTGTCGGTGCTGCCGATCCTGTTCCTCGCCCAGATGGCGTTCCTGGTCGCGTTCGGCGTCCTGCTCGACACGCTGGTGGTGCGGTCGCTGCTGGTGCCCGCCGCGACGCTGGAACTCGGGCGGCGGATCTGGTGGCCCAGCCGCGCCGCCCGGATCGTCGACGCCGACGACGAGGAGTCAGTGCAGGACGCCCGCCCACCCGTGAGTGCGGGCGATCGCGCCGAGCGTTGA
- the lipB gene encoding lipoyl(octanoyl) transferase LipB, producing the protein MLVPTAPTDVRRLPGLIEYREAWDEQRRLHAARVDGAIPDTVLLLEHPNVYTAGRRTEDWERPFDGTPVVDVDRGGKITWHGPGQLVGYPIVQLPRPLDVVAYVRRIEAMLIEVCADLGLATGRVEGRSGVWVPADERGPERKLAAIGVRVSRRVAMHGFALNCNPDLDAFGRIVPCGIQDAGVTSLTAELGRTVTVDDVVGLVEPRLPSLAGGPDRV; encoded by the coding sequence ATGCTGGTCCCGACGGCGCCTACCGACGTCCGGCGGCTGCCGGGTCTGATCGAGTACCGCGAGGCCTGGGACGAGCAGCGCCGGCTGCACGCGGCGCGCGTCGACGGCGCGATTCCGGACACCGTGCTGCTGCTCGAGCACCCGAACGTCTACACGGCCGGCCGCCGCACCGAGGACTGGGAGCGGCCGTTCGACGGCACCCCGGTCGTCGATGTGGACCGCGGCGGCAAGATCACCTGGCACGGCCCCGGTCAGCTGGTGGGTTACCCGATCGTCCAGCTGCCGCGCCCGCTGGACGTGGTGGCCTACGTCCGCCGGATCGAGGCGATGCTGATCGAGGTCTGCGCCGACCTCGGCCTCGCGACCGGCCGCGTCGAGGGCCGTAGTGGCGTCTGGGTGCCCGCCGACGAGCGCGGGCCGGAGCGGAAGCTCGCCGCGATCGGCGTCCGGGTGAGCCGCCGGGTGGCGATGCACGGCTTCGCGCTCAACTGCAACCCCGACCTGGACGCGTTCGGCCGCATCGTGCCGTGCGGCATCCAGGACGCCGGCGTCACGTCGCTGACGGCCGAGTTGGGCCGGACCGTGACCGTCGATGACGTCGTCGGTCTGGTGGAGCCGCGGCTCCCCTCTTTGGCGGGCGGACCCGACCGGGTCTGA
- a CDS encoding PPOX class F420-dependent oxidoreductase, producing MDGGTTSDTFSALAAEPYLSLTTYRRNGTPVPTPVWAAPSGGHLLVWTGAESGKVKRLRHTPVATVAPCDRGGSLLGEPVAAHARIMRRDENPALNTAMKAKYGWQFRISALGAAIGRVIGIARPGQIGLEITLEA from the coding sequence ATGGATGGCGGTACCACGTCGGACACGTTCAGCGCGCTGGCCGCCGAGCCCTACCTGAGCCTCACCACCTACCGCCGGAACGGCACCCCCGTGCCGACGCCGGTCTGGGCCGCCCCGTCGGGCGGCCACCTGCTGGTCTGGACCGGCGCGGAGTCCGGCAAGGTCAAGCGGCTGCGGCACACGCCGGTCGCCACCGTCGCCCCGTGTGACCGCGGTGGCTCGCTGCTCGGCGAACCGGTGGCGGCCCACGCGCGCATCATGCGCCGGGACGAGAACCCGGCCCTGAACACCGCGATGAAGGCCAAGTACGGCTGGCAGTTCCGGATCTCCGCGCTGGGCGCCGCGATCGGCCGGGTGATCGGCATCGCACGCCCCGGCCAGATCGGGCTGGAGATCACGCTCGAGGCCTAG
- a CDS encoding CocE/NonD family hydrolase: MRLLSLLLVLVVGCGVLTPAARADEKFTVRFVDLAGHDGIKLGANVVTPTSPGPHPLIVLPGSWGGGNTQNLLWSTELAKRGMIAVNYATRGAGDSGGTVDFAGPDDVRDVRSVINWALANTDADPARIGLAGISYAGPIMLNAAAADPRIKAVVMTSGLVDIEEMLIRQETRYGLLALGFRVTAAITARTAPDFNTMLDDFFANRNMDELRAWARERSPVTRLDALNRNGTAVYMAHAWNDSVARNGQIMRFYDRLTGPKRLELYPGDHVSPELTGVLTLPNEAFDTLYRWLEVHVAGVRNPADVATPIRLRPRTPDRSGPLETYRSTAEFEAPATRYGLGAPGTALAPGETSAWQSSITADSTTSDAGITMGTSTLEALTGRPPTVWLPGVDRRRALLWQSAPLARATKLRGTVDLHLTVVPNDAVGTVFGYLYAVDGAGTGELINHASFTWTGATPGRARTIDVRFDPMAFDVPAGRRLALVVDAKDLMYLDENTTGETLRFTGPASLDLPSRN; the protein is encoded by the coding sequence GTGCGCCTACTCAGCCTGTTACTCGTTCTGGTGGTGGGGTGCGGAGTTCTCACACCGGCCGCCAGGGCGGACGAGAAGTTCACGGTCCGGTTCGTCGACCTCGCCGGGCACGACGGCATCAAGCTCGGCGCGAACGTCGTCACGCCGACGTCGCCCGGCCCGCACCCGCTGATCGTCCTCCCGGGGTCGTGGGGCGGTGGCAACACCCAGAACCTGCTGTGGTCGACCGAGCTCGCGAAGCGCGGCATGATCGCGGTCAACTACGCGACCCGGGGTGCTGGCGACTCCGGCGGCACCGTCGACTTCGCCGGCCCGGACGACGTCCGTGACGTGCGGTCGGTGATCAACTGGGCGCTCGCGAACACCGACGCCGACCCGGCGCGCATCGGGTTGGCCGGGATCTCCTACGCGGGTCCGATCATGCTCAACGCGGCCGCCGCCGACCCGCGGATCAAGGCCGTCGTGATGACCAGCGGGCTCGTCGACATCGAGGAGATGCTGATCCGTCAGGAGACCCGGTACGGGCTGCTCGCGCTCGGGTTCCGGGTGACCGCGGCGATCACCGCCCGGACCGCACCGGACTTCAACACGATGCTGGACGACTTCTTCGCGAACCGGAACATGGACGAGCTGCGCGCCTGGGCTCGGGAGCGCTCGCCGGTCACCCGGCTCGACGCGCTCAACCGGAACGGCACCGCGGTCTACATGGCGCACGCGTGGAACGATTCGGTCGCGCGGAACGGGCAGATCATGCGGTTCTACGACCGGCTCACCGGACCGAAGCGGCTGGAGCTCTACCCCGGCGACCACGTCAGCCCGGAGCTCACCGGCGTGCTGACGCTCCCCAACGAGGCGTTCGACACGCTCTACCGGTGGCTGGAGGTGCACGTCGCCGGAGTCCGGAACCCCGCCGACGTGGCGACGCCGATCCGGTTGCGCCCGCGCACGCCCGATCGGTCCGGCCCGCTGGAGACCTACCGGTCGACGGCCGAGTTCGAGGCGCCGGCCACCCGGTACGGGCTGGGGGCGCCGGGGACCGCGTTGGCGCCGGGGGAGACCTCGGCGTGGCAGTCGTCGATCACCGCCGATTCGACGACGTCCGACGCCGGCATCACGATGGGGACCTCGACGCTGGAGGCGCTGACCGGGCGTCCGCCGACCGTCTGGCTCCCCGGGGTGGACCGCCGCCGGGCGTTGCTGTGGCAGTCGGCGCCGCTGGCCAGGGCGACGAAGCTGCGCGGCACCGTCGACCTGCACTTGACGGTGGTGCCGAACGATGCGGTGGGAACCGTCTTCGGCTACCTCTACGCGGTGGACGGCGCGGGCACCGGTGAGCTGATCAACCACGCCTCGTTCACCTGGACCGGGGCGACTCCCGGGCGCGCACGGACGATCGACGTGCGGTTCGACCCGATGGCGTTCGACGTGCCCGCCGGACGGCGGCTGGCGCTGGTGGTGGACGCGAAGGACCTGATGTACCTGGACGAGAACACCACGGGGGAGACGCTGCGGTTCACCGGCCCGGCGTCACTCGACCTGCCGAGCCGAAACTAG
- the lipA gene encoding lipoyl synthase: MTTVQPEGRKLLRLEARNAETPIERKPPWIRVTAKMGPEYTELKGLVKREGLHTVCEEAGCPNIYECWEDREATFLIGGDQCTRRCDFCQIDTGKPQALDRDEPRRVAESVASMGLRYATVTGVARDDLADGGAWLYAETVRQIHGLGQGTGVELLAPDFNARPELLGQVFEAAPEVFAHNIETVPRIFKRIRPGFRYERSLDVIRQARAAGLVTKSNLILGMGEEPEEVSASLRDLHEAGCDLVTITQYLRPSARHHPVSRWVKPEEFVAFREEAEQIGFAGVLSGPLVRSSYRAGRLYQQAIEARAAASAPAVAFN, translated from the coding sequence GTGACGACGGTGCAGCCCGAAGGACGCAAACTGCTTCGGTTGGAGGCCCGCAACGCGGAGACTCCGATCGAGCGCAAGCCACCCTGGATCCGCGTGACGGCCAAGATGGGCCCCGAGTACACCGAGCTCAAGGGCCTGGTGAAGCGCGAGGGCCTGCACACGGTGTGCGAAGAGGCCGGCTGCCCGAACATCTACGAATGCTGGGAAGACCGGGAAGCCACGTTCCTGATCGGCGGCGACCAGTGCACCCGGCGCTGTGACTTCTGCCAGATCGACACCGGCAAGCCCCAGGCGCTCGACCGGGACGAGCCGCGGCGGGTCGCGGAGAGCGTCGCCTCGATGGGGCTGCGCTACGCGACCGTCACCGGCGTAGCGCGCGACGACCTGGCCGACGGTGGTGCGTGGCTCTACGCCGAGACCGTGCGGCAGATCCACGGGCTGGGGCAGGGCACCGGTGTCGAGCTGCTCGCGCCCGACTTCAACGCCCGGCCGGAGCTGCTCGGCCAGGTGTTCGAGGCTGCGCCCGAGGTGTTCGCCCACAACATCGAGACCGTGCCGCGGATCTTCAAGCGGATCCGCCCCGGCTTCCGCTACGAGCGTTCGCTGGACGTCATCCGCCAGGCCCGCGCCGCCGGGCTGGTCACCAAGTCGAACCTGATCCTGGGCATGGGCGAGGAGCCGGAGGAGGTCTCCGCGTCACTGCGCGACCTGCACGAGGCCGGCTGCGACCTGGTGACGATCACCCAGTACCTGCGTCCGTCCGCGCGGCACCACCCGGTCTCCCGCTGGGTGAAGCCGGAGGAGTTCGTCGCATTCCGTGAGGAGGCCGAGCAGATCGGCTTCGCCGGGGTGCTCTCCGGACCGCTGGTTCGCTCCTCGTACCGCGCCGGCCGGCTCTACCAGCAGGCGATCGAGGCTCGCGCGGCGGCGTCCGCGCCTGCTGTCGCGTTCAATTAA
- a CDS encoding DUF4191 domain-containing protein → MASTTPEKVGFRQRLRQIFQVFKFVRGHDRLIVPLMLVAFLVPLLIGIGVAWFTGLWVIVPLAVLIAILATLIVFSRRVQKATYAQVEGQPGAALAVLESMPGNRNQRNWKFTPAVQVSQQQDVVHRVVGRPGVILLGEGASHRVKQLVNTERKRISRVLTDVPIHDVIVGEDEDKVSIRKLQSHLQKLPKSLTPGQVGQVAQRLQGLGGARPPIPKGPMPKSARAMKGAKQQMYRGR, encoded by the coding sequence ATGGCCTCCACCACCCCCGAGAAAGTCGGCTTCCGCCAGCGGCTTCGGCAGATCTTCCAGGTATTCAAGTTCGTTCGGGGGCACGATCGTCTGATCGTCCCGCTGATGCTGGTGGCGTTCCTGGTGCCGCTGCTCATCGGCATCGGGGTCGCCTGGTTCACCGGGCTGTGGGTGATCGTCCCGCTCGCGGTGCTGATCGCGATCCTCGCCACGCTGATCGTGTTCAGCCGGCGGGTGCAGAAGGCGACGTATGCGCAGGTGGAGGGGCAACCGGGAGCCGCGCTGGCGGTGCTCGAGTCGATGCCGGGCAACCGGAATCAGCGCAACTGGAAGTTCACGCCCGCTGTGCAGGTCAGCCAGCAGCAGGACGTCGTCCACCGGGTGGTGGGGCGGCCGGGCGTGATCCTGCTCGGCGAGGGCGCCAGCCACCGGGTGAAGCAGCTGGTCAACACCGAGCGCAAGCGGATCAGCCGGGTGCTCACCGACGTGCCGATCCACGACGTGATCGTGGGCGAGGACGAGGACAAGGTCTCGATCCGGAAGCTCCAGTCGCACCTGCAGAAGCTGCCGAAGAGCTTGACGCCGGGGCAGGTCGGGCAGGTTGCGCAGCGGCTCCAGGGCCTCGGCGGCGCCCGTCCCCCGATCCCCAAGGGCCCGATGCCGAAGAGCGCGCGGGCCATGAAGGGCGCCAAACAACAAATGTACCGGGGGCGGTGA
- a CDS encoding RDD family protein codes for MDGVLCAMVAGLFTYPDPPGGWSTLVFLVAYTLFIGLFGESPGMRLLGIRCLGVADSRPIGLFRGLLRTLLIIVLIPALLTTADGRRYHDKIAGSIVLRNAPTA; via the coding sequence GTGGATGGCGTGCTGTGCGCGATGGTCGCCGGGCTGTTCACCTACCCCGACCCTCCGGGCGGCTGGAGCACGCTCGTGTTCCTGGTCGCCTACACGCTCTTCATCGGGCTGTTCGGAGAGTCGCCGGGGATGCGGCTGCTCGGGATCCGCTGCCTGGGGGTCGCCGACAGCCGTCCGATCGGGCTCTTCCGGGGGCTGCTGCGCACGCTGCTGATCATCGTGCTGATCCCAGCGCTACTCACCACCGCCGACGGACGTCGCTACCACGACAAGATCGCCGGCAGCATCGTGCTCCGCAACGCGCCCACCGCATAG